One Pseudomonadota bacterium genomic window, CCCGGGCAATATGGTCTCCCATAGCAAAGTAACTACTTTCCGGCATGGACAGGATGAGAGGATTGATCTTTTTTATGTCAGGAATACCATTCGTCAGATACTGCTCATCACTATAGACCGCCACTATTTCTCCGATGAAGAATTCATTCGATGGAAGATCTATCGTCTGAACAAGCTTGCATTCAATATTGTAAGGACATTCTTTTATCATGGGAACTGTTTTTAAAGAACCATAAAAGGTCTCAAATTGTTTTGCCTTATCATATTTCTTCCCTGATACGATACCACAGTAGTCTGTTATATCCACCATACC contains:
- a CDS encoding flavin reductase is translated as GMVDITDYCGIVSGKKYDKAKQFETFYGSLKTVPMIKECPYNIECKLVQTIDLPSNEFFIGEIVAVYSDEQYLTNGIPDIKKINPLILSMPESSYFAMGDHIARAWGAGKKLIRK